Within the Marinitoga litoralis genome, the region AATCAGACGATATATAAATGGGAAATATTAGCTTGAAAATATGAGTAGTATATGCTATAATTTATAAAGATTTATATATCAAGTGATATGTTAATAATGAATAAATATTATTGAACGAGGTAGATATATGAGATATACCAATATAATGAAAAAACATATCAAAAATTCAATAATACAAAATATTATTTTTTTATCGATAATAACCATAATTTGGTTATTATCATTTTTCTATATTAGTTCAACTCTAACATCTATATCTAAAGTTAATTTAAATAAATTCAATGAATTAATGGACCATTATTATTATCATTTAAAATATATAAGCATTATTGATGACGAAAATCTACTAAAAGATATAAAAATATCCGAATTTTTTGTTATAGACAATTATGGAAATATCAGAAAAAAGTTACCTTATAACGCTTTTGATGAAAAAAATATTAACTACAATGTACTAAATGACATTAAATATAGCAATAATAACATTTTTATTGTAAAAAATGTCTTTTTCAAAAACAATCTCTATATTGCTTCTAAAATTAATAACCTAATAACTCTTGGAAAAATTGATAATTTAAAAATAACGGAAAGCAAAGACAGTTTTATTCTCATTAAAATTAATAATGAAATACTAGATTTTAATTTAAAAATTACTAACATTAAAAAAATAAATTTAATTAACGGTAGAATATATATCAGCAAATCTCAAACTTGGAATAACTTAGAAATTATTACTTTATACAATATTACAAATCATATAATAATAAATTTAATCCTGTCTATAATGTTATTAATATTAGTATTTTGGAACTTTTTATCAAATAATAAAAATATTAGTTTAATTAATAGATTTGAATTGGAATTTGAAAAAATATTTAATAGCATGGATATTTTATTAAAAGAATTAAAAATACTTGATAGTCAAAGCTTTATAAACTTATCACCAAAAGACTTTGAGGAAGCATTAAATTCTATAAAAGATGATGAATTCTATTTTGAAGAATTAAAAGAATTAAAAGAAGTTGAAATATATACGATTAAAGAAATTTTAGAGCTTTTTGAAGAAATAAGCGCCTCTAACGAACAGATGGAAGCAACCAACGAAGAATTAGAAGCTTTATATAATGAATTAGAAAAAGCTTATAATGATTTAGAAGATTCATATAGAAAATTCTCTTCTCACCTTTCATCGATTGCAGAAAAATATGATGAAGTAACAGGAACTCATATTGAAAGAGTATCTGCATATTCAAAACTTATAGCTGAAAAAATGAATTTTGACTCAAAATTCATTAAAAACATAGAAATATATTCTTCACTTCATGATATTGGAAAATTACTTGTTAGTCACGAAATTCTAAATAAACCTGGTGGATTAACTAAAACAGAATATGAAGAAATGAAAAAACACACCATATATGCGGAAAAAATATTTGGAGATGATGTACGATTTAAAATTGCAAAAAACATTGCTATGTATCATCACGAAAGATATGATGGAAGCGGATATCCTTTTGGACTAAAAGGAGAAGAAATACCTATAGAAGCAAGAATTGTCGCATTAGCTGATATTTATGACGCATTAAGAAGTGATAGACCGTATAAAACTGGATATTCTCATGAAGAAACATATAATATTATTGTAAATGGTGATTACAAAACTAAACCTTCTATTTTTGATCCAAAAATTTTAGAAGTTTTTAAAATATATCATTTAGAGTTTGATAAAATATATACAAAATTCAAAGAAAAAGAATTAAACATTTCGCAAATAAAAGTTAATTAAAACATTGTATATAATCATTATAAAAATTTAATATTTTTACTCTTCCTATATAATCCTGGGAATAGGGCCTGGGAGTCTCTACCAAACAGCCGTAAACTGTTTGACTATAGGAAGAGAGTGTGGATTATTTTTCACCCTCTCTTCCTGAGAGGTTTTTTTATTTTTATATGGTAAATTTTTATTGAATATTACCTCTTATATTAATAACCGAAATGTTAAAGTTAACATTTGATTAATTTGTAATTAATTAAAATTTAATTATATTTTTATACAATTATGTTAAGGCTTCTTTATATTTATATAACTAGGAGGTGTCATAGGGTGGATAAGTTTTTTAAATTAAAAGAAAACGGAACTACAGTAACAACAGAGATTTTAGCAGGTTTAACTATCTTCTTGAGTATGGCTTATATCTTGTTTGTTAACCCTAATATTTTAGTAACTGCTATGGCTCCAGGTGCTGAAGTAGGTTCTGCAGTTTACAACCAATACTTTGGTGCTTTAATGGTTGCAACTATTTTCGGTGCAGCTGCTGCAACATTAGTTATGGGGTTATATGCTAATTATCCATTTGCTTTAGCCCCCGGTATGGGATTAAATGCTTATTTTACATATACAGTAGTTTTAAAAATGGGCATCCCTTGGCAAGTTGCTTTAGGAGCAATTTTTGTAGAAGGTTTGGTTTTTGTACTTTTAACTTTATCTGGTGCAAGAACATTTGTTGTAAAAATTATTCCTCAAAATATTAAATTTGCAACAAGTGCTGGTATAGGTTTGTTTATAGCATTTATCGGTTTGAAAAGTGCAAATATTATTGTTGCTAACCCTGCAACTTTTGTAGGTTTAGGTGATTTAACAAAACCAGATGCTTTATTAGCTATAATCGGTTTAATTCTTACTGGTGTTTTATTCACTTTAAGAGTCCCTGGTTCTATATTATTGGGTATTATTTTAACAACAATTGTTGGTGCATTTCCTGTGTTTGGAGTTACTCATTATCAAGGAA harbors:
- a CDS encoding HD-GYP domain-containing protein codes for the protein MRYTNIMKKHIKNSIIQNIIFLSIITIIWLLSFFYISSTLTSISKVNLNKFNELMDHYYYHLKYISIIDDENLLKDIKISEFFVIDNYGNIRKKLPYNAFDEKNINYNVLNDIKYSNNNIFIVKNVFFKNNLYIASKINNLITLGKIDNLKITESKDSFILIKINNEILDFNLKITNIKKINLINGRIYISKSQTWNNLEIITLYNITNHIIINLILSIMLLILVFWNFLSNNKNISLINRFELEFEKIFNSMDILLKELKILDSQSFINLSPKDFEEALNSIKDDEFYFEELKELKEVEIYTIKEILELFEEISASNEQMEATNEELEALYNELEKAYNDLEDSYRKFSSHLSSIAEKYDEVTGTHIERVSAYSKLIAEKMNFDSKFIKNIEIYSSLHDIGKLLVSHEILNKPGGLTKTEYEEMKKHTIYAEKIFGDDVRFKIAKNIAMYHHERYDGSGYPFGLKGEEIPIEARIVALADIYDALRSDRPYKTGYSHEETYNIIVNGDYKTKPSIFDPKILEVFKIYHLEFDKIYTKFKEKELNISQIKVN
- a CDS encoding solute carrier family 23 protein, with amino-acid sequence MDKFFKLKENGTTVTTEILAGLTIFLSMAYILFVNPNILVTAMAPGAEVGSAVYNQYFGALMVATIFGAAAATLVMGLYANYPFALAPGMGLNAYFTYTVVLKMGIPWQVALGAIFVEGLVFVLLTLSGARTFVVKIIPQNIKFATSAGIGLFIAFIGLKSANIIVANPATFVGLGDLTKPDALLAIIGLILTGVLFTLRVPGSILLGIILTTIVGAFPVFGVTHYQGIVGKIPNIAPTFMKLQLSWGDLLSGSFWVVVLTFFFVDFFDTLGTLTGLAQSAGFIKKGESDFPRSNRAYMADAIGTSVGALFGTSTVTTYIESETGIAQGGKTGLTAVTVAVLMLLMLFFSPLGLTIPAAATAPALIFVGSLMLKNLVHITWEDTTEALPAFITIIMMPLTYSIANGIALGLVAYPLIKVFSGKGKDVHWFNWILALAFVYYLIFLQH